From one Triticum aestivum cultivar Chinese Spring chromosome 4B, IWGSC CS RefSeq v2.1, whole genome shotgun sequence genomic stretch:
- the LOC123091745 gene encoding probable proline transporter 2 isoform X2: protein MAAMMEEVPDQMGIDDQSAHQIGVDPWYQVAFVLTTGVNSAYVLGYSGSLMVPLGWVGGTVGLLLAAAVSMYANALLGRLHLLGGKRHIRYRDLAGHIYGPKMYKITWAMQYINLFMINTGFIIIAGQALKALYLLVSADGAMKLPYCIAVSGFVCALFAFGIPYLSALRIWLGFSTIFSLTYIFAACVLSLKDGFRNPPRDYSIQGDPSSRVFTTIGAAASLVFAYNTGMLPEIQATVQAPVVKNMEKALWFQFTAGSLPLYAIIVIGYWAYGNQTTTYLLNNVTGPLWIKAVANLAAFLQTVIALHIFASPMYEYLDTRFGSKVGGPFAMHNVIFRVGVRGGYLAVNTLMAAALPFLGDFMSLTGALSTFPLTFVLANHMYLVANRQRLSSLQKSWHWLNIVFFTVLSITAAIAALRLIARDSKTYHIFADV from the exons ATCCATGGTACCAGGTGGCATTCGTGCTGACCACCGGGGTGAACAGCGCCTACGTGCTGGGCTACTCGGGCTCGCTGATGGTCCCGCTGGGCTGGGTGGGCGGCACCGTGGGCCTCCTCCTGGCGGCCGCCGTGTCCATGTACGCCAACGCGCTGCTCGGCCGCCTCCACCTGCTCGGCGGCAAGCGTCACATCAGGTACAGGGACCTCGCCGGCCACATCTACGGGCCCAAGATGTACAAGATCACCTGGGCGATGCAGTACATCAACCTCTTCATGATCAACACAGGCTTCATCATAATAGCAGGGCAAGCACTCAAG GCGCTGTATTTGCTGGTGAGTGCGGACGGGGCTATGAAGCTGCCCTACTGCATCGCGGTGTCCGGGTTCGTGTGCGCGCTCTTCGCGTTCGGGATCCCGTACCTGTCGGCCCTGAGGATCTGGCTGGGCTTCTCCACCATCTTCAGCCTCACCTACATCTTTGCAgcctgcgtgctgtcgctcaaggACGGCTTCCGCAATCCGCCTCGGGACTACAGCATCCAAGGAGACCCGTCCAGCAGGGTGTTCACCACCATCGGCGCGGCGGCAAGCCTGGTGTTCGCCTACAACACCGGCATGCTGCCGGAGATCCAGGCCACCGTCCAGGCGCCCGTGGTGAAGAACATGGAGAAGGCGCTGTGGTTCCAGTTCACCGCCGGCTCCCTGCCCCTTTACGCCATCATAGTCATCGGCTACTGGGCCTACGGCAACCAGACCACCACCTACCTGCTCAACAACGTCACTGGGCCCCTGTGGATCAAGGCAGTTGCCAACCTCGCTGCCTTCCTCCAGACAGTCATAGCACTACAC ATCTTTGCGTCGCCCATGTACGAGTACCTGGACACCCGGTTCGGGAGCAAGGTGGGAGGCCCGTTCGCGATGCACAACGTGATATTCAGGGTCGGGGTGAGGGGAGGCTACCTGGCCGTCAACACGCTCATGGCGGCGGCGCTGCCCTTCCTGGGGGACTTCATGAGCCTCACGGGGGCGCTCAGCACATTCCCGCTCACCTTCGTGCTCGCCAACCACATGTACCTCGTCGCCAACAGGCAGCGACTCTCCTCGCTGCAGAAGTCATGGCACTGGCTCAACATCGTCTTCTTCACCGTTCTCTCCatcaccgccgccatcgccgcgcTCAGGCTCATCGCCCGCGACTCGAAGACATACCATATCTTCGCCGATGTCTGA
- the LOC123091745 gene encoding probable proline transporter 2 isoform X1 produces the protein MATPPAEKVIVVDANPSKNGHGDKLDDLPVADETSHQIGVDPWYQVAFVLTTGVNSAYVLGYSGSLMVPLGWVGGTVGLLLAAAVSMYANALLGRLHLLGGKRHIRYRDLAGHIYGPKMYKITWAMQYINLFMINTGFIIIAGQALKALYLLVSADGAMKLPYCIAVSGFVCALFAFGIPYLSALRIWLGFSTIFSLTYIFAACVLSLKDGFRNPPRDYSIQGDPSSRVFTTIGAAASLVFAYNTGMLPEIQATVQAPVVKNMEKALWFQFTAGSLPLYAIIVIGYWAYGNQTTTYLLNNVTGPLWIKAVANLAAFLQTVIALHIFASPMYEYLDTRFGSKVGGPFAMHNVIFRVGVRGGYLAVNTLMAAALPFLGDFMSLTGALSTFPLTFVLANHMYLVANRQRLSSLQKSWHWLNIVFFTVLSITAAIAALRLIARDSKTYHIFADV, from the exons GGTGATCGTGGTGGACGCCAACCCCTCCAAGAATGGGCACGGGGACAAGCTTGATGACCTGCCTGTCGCCGATGAAACCTCACACCAGATTGGCGTTG ATCCATGGTACCAGGTGGCATTCGTGCTGACCACCGGGGTGAACAGCGCCTACGTGCTGGGCTACTCGGGCTCGCTGATGGTCCCGCTGGGCTGGGTGGGCGGCACCGTGGGCCTCCTCCTGGCGGCCGCCGTGTCCATGTACGCCAACGCGCTGCTCGGCCGCCTCCACCTGCTCGGCGGCAAGCGTCACATCAGGTACAGGGACCTCGCCGGCCACATCTACGGGCCCAAGATGTACAAGATCACCTGGGCGATGCAGTACATCAACCTCTTCATGATCAACACAGGCTTCATCATAATAGCAGGGCAAGCACTCAAG GCGCTGTATTTGCTGGTGAGTGCGGACGGGGCTATGAAGCTGCCCTACTGCATCGCGGTGTCCGGGTTCGTGTGCGCGCTCTTCGCGTTCGGGATCCCGTACCTGTCGGCCCTGAGGATCTGGCTGGGCTTCTCCACCATCTTCAGCCTCACCTACATCTTTGCAgcctgcgtgctgtcgctcaaggACGGCTTCCGCAATCCGCCTCGGGACTACAGCATCCAAGGAGACCCGTCCAGCAGGGTGTTCACCACCATCGGCGCGGCGGCAAGCCTGGTGTTCGCCTACAACACCGGCATGCTGCCGGAGATCCAGGCCACCGTCCAGGCGCCCGTGGTGAAGAACATGGAGAAGGCGCTGTGGTTCCAGTTCACCGCCGGCTCCCTGCCCCTTTACGCCATCATAGTCATCGGCTACTGGGCCTACGGCAACCAGACCACCACCTACCTGCTCAACAACGTCACTGGGCCCCTGTGGATCAAGGCAGTTGCCAACCTCGCTGCCTTCCTCCAGACAGTCATAGCACTACAC ATCTTTGCGTCGCCCATGTACGAGTACCTGGACACCCGGTTCGGGAGCAAGGTGGGAGGCCCGTTCGCGATGCACAACGTGATATTCAGGGTCGGGGTGAGGGGAGGCTACCTGGCCGTCAACACGCTCATGGCGGCGGCGCTGCCCTTCCTGGGGGACTTCATGAGCCTCACGGGGGCGCTCAGCACATTCCCGCTCACCTTCGTGCTCGCCAACCACATGTACCTCGTCGCCAACAGGCAGCGACTCTCCTCGCTGCAGAAGTCATGGCACTGGCTCAACATCGTCTTCTTCACCGTTCTCTCCatcaccgccgccatcgccgcgcTCAGGCTCATCGCCCGCGACTCGAAGACATACCATATCTTCGCCGATGTCTGA